AGATGAAGGGCGAAGTCGGCATTCCGCTCGTGACGACGAACCGGATCAACCGGCCGGAGGTCGCCGAGCAGATTCTTGCGGACGGTTGCGCGGACATGGTGTCGATGGCGCGGCCGTTTCTCGCCGATGCGGAATTCGTGAAGAAGGCGGCCGAAGGTCGCGTCGACGAAATCAACACGTGCATCGGCTGCAATCAGGCGTGCCTCGATCACGCGTTCAAGAACCAGATCGCGTCCTGCCTGCTGAATCCGCGCGCATGCCACGAAACGGAGCTGAACTACGCGCGCGCGGCGAACGCGAAGCGCGTCGCGGTGATCGGCGCGGGGCCGGCCGGCCTCGCGTGCGCGACGGTGCTCGCGCAGCGCGGCCATCGCGTCGAGCTGTTCGACGCGGCGGCCGAGATCGGCGGCCAGTTCAACATGGCCAAGCGCATTCCGGGCAAGGAGGAGTTTCACGAGGCGCTGCGTTACTTCGCACGCCAGATCGAATTGACGGGCGTGCAGTTGCGGCTGAATCGCCGCGTGGACGCGGCCGAGCTGATCGCGGCCGGCTACGACGACGTCGTGCTCGCGACGGGCGTTGCGCCGCGCAATCCGCGCATTCCGGGCCAGGATCATCCGAAGGTGCTGACCTACATCGACGTGCTCGCGCGCAACAAGCCGGTCGGCGAGCGCGTCGCGGTGGTCGGCGCGGGCGGGATCGGCTTCGACGTGTCCGAGTTCCTCGTTCAGGAGGGCGAATCGCCGGCGCTCGATCTGGACGCATGGAAAGCGGAGTGGGGCGTGACCGACCCCGCGCTCGCGCGCGGCGGCGTGACGCGCGGCGAGGCGACGCCGCCCGCGCGCCGCGTCACGCTGCTGCAGCGCAAGGCAACCGGGCTCGGCAAGGGGCTCGGCAAGACGACCGGCTGGATTCATCGGGCGACGCTGAAGATGAAGCAGGTCGAGATGATCGGCGGCGTGAACTACGAGTTGATCGACGACAGGGGGCTGCACGTGACGTTCGGCAAGGAGCGCCGCGATCCGACCGTGATCGAGGCCGATACGATCGTGCTGTGCGCGGGGCAGGAGCCCGAACGCGCGCTGTACGAGCCGTTGAAGGCGGCGGGCGTACCGGTGCATCTGATCGGCGGCGCGGAGCTGGCCGCGGAGCTCGATGCGAAGCGCGCGATCGATCAGGGCGCGAGGCTTGCCGCGCGGCTTTGAGCGCGGCGGCGCGACGGAGGCGGCGGATCGCGCTTGCCGGCTGCGCACGCTGTCATGTTGACCGTTTCGATGTGGCGACGCATTCGAAAGCGTCGCGCAATCGACGCGATCCGTTGACGGCGCCGACGCCGCGACGCGTGCCGCCGTCGCGCGCGCCGCGTACAATCGGCGCCGCGCGCGAGCGGCGGCGATCGGCTGTTCGACACGTCGAGCATTTCGCGCGCATGTTGTCAATCACGCGCCGGGCCGCTTCGGCGGCCATCGCGTTTCGGGCGGCCGCCGTCTCGCGCGTATACGCGTGCGCACGCGCGCATGCGCACTCCATTCTCCCGGCTCGTCAAAACCTGTGTCGCCGATGATGTGACATCGTGTCGCACTGTCATTTTCCGCAAAGATGATTTGCCTCATTGACGGATTTTCATCTCGTTCGCCGGCCGTATGATGCGAGCGCTTCCGCGAGTCGGTCGTCCGTCGGCTCGCTCGGAGCGCGTACATCTTGCTGGCAAATGTGATGAATAGAAAGGCTTTCAAAGGCTTGTCGTGGTTCGGGGCGATCGGTGCGCTCGCCTCGCTGTCCGGCTGCGGGCTCGACGTGCTCGATCCGAAAGGCGCGATCGGCGCCGCGGAGAAGTCGCTGATCGCGACGTCGACGTGGGCGATGCTGATCGTCGTCGTGCCGGTGATTTTCCTCACGCTGCTGTTCGCGTGGCGCTACCGCGCATCGAACCGCAATGCGACCTATGCGCCGAAGTGGGCGCACTCCACCGCGATCGAGATCGTGATCTGGACGGTGCCGTCGCTGATCATTCTGTTCCTCGGCATCCTCACGTGGAAGACGACCCACGCGCTCGATCCGTACCGGCCGATCGAATCGTCGGTGAAGCCGATCGACGTCGAGGTCGTCGCGCTCGACTGGAAGTGGCTGTTCGTCTATCCCGAGCTCGGCATTGCTTCGGTCAACCAACTGGCGGTGCCCGTCGGCACGCCGATCAATTTCCGGATCACGTCCGATTCGGTGATGAACTCGTTCTTCATTCCGCAGCTCGGCACGCAGGTCTACGCGATGGCCGGCATGCAGACGCGGCTGCACCTGATCGCGGACGAGCCGGGCGACTTCGCCGGCATCTCGGCGAACTACAGCGGCCGCGGCTTCTCGGACATGAAGTTCCGCACGCTCGCGACGTCGCGCGACGCCTTCGACGCGTGGGTCGCGAAAGTGCGCGCGTCGGCCGACCGGCTCGACATGACCGCGTACAGCCAGCTCGCGCAGCCGAGCGAGAAGCAGCCGGTGCGCTACTACTCGACGGTCGACTCGCGGCTCTTTCACAACATCATCGCGAAGTACAACAACGGTCACGTCCTCGATCTGACGGACGCCGCCTGTCGGACGAAGAGGTAATGCATGTTCGGTAAATTGACGCTTTCGGCGATCCCGTTCGATCAGCCGATCATCATGGGCGCGGGCGCGTTCATGACGCTCGTCGTGCTCGGCATTCTGGGCGCGCTGACCTACACGAAGCGCTGGAAATGGCTGTGGTGCGAATGGCTCACGACCGTCGACCACAAGAAGCTCGGCGTGATGTACATCATCGTCGCGCTGATCATGCTGCTGCGCGGCTTCGCCGACGCGATCATGATGCGCCTGCAGCTCGCGCTCGCGTACAACGGCCCCGGCTATCTGCCGCCTCACCACTACGATCAGATCTTCACCGCGCACGGCGTCATCATGATCTTTTTCATGGCGATGACGTTCATGATCGGCCTGATGAACATCATCGTGCCGCTGCAGATCGGCGCGCGCGATGTCGCATTTCCGTTCATCAATTCGCTGAGCTTCTGGATGACGGCGGTCTCGGCGATCCTGATCAACATCTCGCTCGTCGTCGGCGAGTTCGCGCAGACGGGCTGGCTCGCATATCCGCCGCTGTCGGAACTGCAGTTCAGTCCTGGCGTGGGCGTCGATTATTACCTGTGGGCGCTGCAGATATCCGGCGTCGGCACGCTGCTCACGGGCGTGAACTTCTTCGCGACGATCCTGAGGATGCGCGCGCCCGGCATGACGCTGATGAAGATGCCCGTGTTCACGTGGACCGCGCTCTGCACGAACGTCCTCATCATGGCGTCGTTCCCGATCCTCACGGTCACGCTCGCGCTGCTCGGCCTCGACCGCTATCTCGGCATGCACTTCTTCACGAACGACGCCGGCGGCAACGCGATGCTGTATCTGAACCTGATCTGGGCGTGGGGCCATCCGGAGGTCTACATCCTGATCCTGCCCGCGTTCGGGATCTTCTCGGAAGTGGTCGCGACCTACGCGAAGAAGCCGCTGTTCGGCTACAAGACGATGGTCTATGCGAGCTGCGCGATCATGGTCCTGTCGTTCCTCGTGTGGCTGCACCACTTCTTCACGATGGGTTCCGGCGCGAACGTGAACGCGTTCTTCGGGATCATGACGATGGTGATCGCGATCCCGACCGGCGTGAAAGTGTTCAACTGGCTGTTCACGATCTACCGCGGCCGGCTCGAATTCTCGCCGCCGATCCTCTGGACGATCGGCTTCATGGTGACGTTCACGCTCGGCGGGATGACGGGCGTGATGATGGCGATTCCCGGCGCGGACTTCGTGCTGCACAACAGCCTGTTCCTGATCGCGCACTTCCACAACGTGATCATCGGCGGCGTGCTGTTCGGCTATCTCGCGGGCTTCAACTACTGGTTCCCGAAGGTGTTCGGCTTCAAGCTGAACGAGAAGCTCGGCAAGGCCGCGTTCTGGTTCTGGCAGGTCGGCTTCTATGTCGCGTTCGTGCCGCTGTACGTGCTTGGCTTCATGGGGATGACGCGCCGCCTGAATCATTACGACAACCCCGCGTGGCATCCGTGGCTCATCGTCGCCGCGTGCGGCGCGGTGCTGATCGCGATCGGCATTGCGTGCCAGTTGCTGCAGCTCGTCGTCAGCCTGCGCGATCGGAAGCTGCCCGGAAACCGGGACCTGACGGGCGACCCGTGGGGCGGCCGCACGCTCGAATGGGCGACCTCGTCGCCGCCGCCCGCGTACAACTTCGCGACGATCCCGACCGTGCACGCGCTCGACGAGTTCGCGTACCGCAAGGAGCGCGGCCTCGGCACCGGCAAGCACGCGGAGTATCGCGACATTCACATGCCGTCCAACACGAGCGCGGGCCTCTTCGTCGGCGTGTTCAGCCTCGTGCTCGGCTTCGCGGCGGTCTGGCACATCTGGTGGCTCGCGATCGCGGGGCTCGCCGGCATCGTCGTGACGGTGATCGCGTATAGCGCGAGCGAGAACGATGGCTATTACATCCCGGCCGACACCGTGCGCAAGATCGAGGAAAAACGCGGCGGCGCGCGCTTCGCCGCGCGGCCGGCGGAAGTCGAACTGGAGGCAAACTGATGTCGTATCAATCCGTGAGCGCCGCTCGTCATCAGGCTCAGGCCGCGCACGATCATCCGCCGTCGCACTCGGTGTTCGGCTTCTGGCTGTACCTGATGACCGACTGCGTGATCTTCGCCGCGCTGTTCGCCGTGTTCGCGGTGATGGCGCATCAATTCGCGGGCGGCCCGACCGCGGTCGACCTGTTCGACATTCCGGGCGTCGCGCTGGAGACCGCGCTGCTGCTCGTGAGCAGCATCACGTACGGCTTCGCGATGATCGGCGCGCAACGCGGCCGTCGCGGCGCGCTGTTCGGCTGGCTCGCGGTGACGTTCGCGCTCGGCGCGGCGTTCCTCGGCCTCGAACTGCGCGAGTTCTCGCACATGATCGCCGAGGGCGCGGGCCCGCAGCGCAGCGCGTTCCTGTCGTCGTTCTTCACGCTCGTCGGCACGCACGGGCTGCACGTCGCGATCGGCCTGCTGTGGATGGCCGTGCTCGCGTTCCAGGCGATGCGCCGCCCGACGCTGACCGAGCGCGACATCCGCCGCCTCACGTGCCTGAGCCTCTTCTGGCACTTCCTCGACATCGTCTGGATCTGCGTGTTTTCCTTTGTCTATCTCGCGAGCGTGATCTAAATGGCCGATATGCATCTTTCTCACGACGGCGAAGCGCACGGCACCGTCGGCGGTTACGTGGCCGGATTCATTCTGTCGGTGCTGCTGACGGCCGCGTCGTTCGGGCTCGTGCTGAGCGGCGCGCTGTCGTCGCACGCGTCGCTCATCGCGCTCGCGGTGCTTGCGTTCGTGCAGATCGTCGTGCACCTCGTCTACTTCCTGCACATGAACGGATCGTCCAGCCAGCGCTGGAACGTGATGGCGTTCAGCTACACGGTGCTGACGGCGGCGATCCTGATCGTCGGCACGCTTTGGGTGATGCACAACGTCGGCATGAACATGATGTCGCGTTGAGCATGAGTCTCGCGTGCGCCGGTAGGGCCGGCGCACGCGCGAAAGCGCGGGCGCGCGGCGAACGGCCGCGCGCCCGTTTCCTTTTCGGCGCGCGGGCGTGCGCCGCGCCGCGTGGCTCAGCGGTCGTCGTCGTGGATCGACGACGGATGACGGCACAACGCGCGCACGTCGATCCGCATGTACGGGAAGAGCGGCAACTGGCTCAGCACGTCGTGCAGATGCGCGGGGCTCTCGACGTCGAATATGCTGACGTTCGCGTAGCGGCCCGCGACGCGCCACAGATGCCGCCACACGCCTTCGCGCTGCAGCCGCTGCGCGATCTCCTTTTCTTCGGCCTTCAGGGTCGCGGCCTTGACCGGATCGATGTCGACGGGCAGCTCGACGGTCATTTCCACATGAAACAGCATGGCTTGCTCCTTGCGACGAATGTGACCGCGGCGCCGATCAGGCTTGCGCGCGCACGCGCTCGACTTCGCTCGCCGGCACGTCGGCGCGATCGCGCGTCAGCGTGAAATCGAAATCGATCAGCGCGAACGGGCCGTCGACGCCATATGGCTTGCCTTGCGCGCCTTCCGCCTGCTTGACCTGCGGAATCAGCCCTTCGCGCGTCGCGAACGCGAAGTCGTCCCAGATGTGCGGATCGCCCTCGATGTTGATCTGAGTCGTCAGCTTGCGATGGCCGGCGGCAGACACGAAGAAGTGGATGTGCGCGGGGCGGTGGCCGTGGCGGCCGAGCTGGTCGAGCAACTGCTCGGTCTTGCTGCCGGGCGGCACGCTGTAGCCGACGGGCAGCACGCTGCGGAAGCTGTAGCGGCCTTCGGCGTCGGTGCGGATCGAGCGGCGCAGGTTGAACGCGGGCTGCGACGGATCGAAGTACGAATAATTGCCGAGATGGTTCGCATGCCAGACTTCGACGAGCGCATTCGCAAGCGGCACGCCGTCCTCGCCGAGCACGCGGCCGCGCATCACGAGCGTCTGGCCCGGATCGGTGCCGTCGTCGAGGCGCGCATGCCCGACCGATTCCGGCGCGCCCGCGACGTACAGTGGCCCTTCGATCGTGCGCGGCGTGCCGCCTTGCAGGCCCGCCTTCGCTTCGGCCTCGTCCATCCGCACGTCGAGGAAGCGCTCGAAGCCGAGTCCGGCCGCGATGAGGCCGAACTCCTTGCCGGCCTCGTTCAGGTAGTTGAGCGCGGTCCAGAATTCGCTCGGCTGCACGTCGAAATCCTCGATCGTGTAGCACAGGTCCTTCACGATCCGGTTGACGATCGCGCGCACGCGCGGGTTGCCGGGTTTCGTCGCGGCGTCGTCGAACGTCTTCAGCAGGGCGTCGATGGCTTCCTTGTTCATTTGCGTCTCCAATATCGAATAGTGGCGTGGGTCAGCGGGCCTGGCGTCGCATCCGCTCGATGCGGGCCCAGTCGAAGGTGATGCCGAGACCGGGAGCGGCCGGCAGGTGCAGCTTGAAATCCTCGTAGCGCAGCGGCTCGACGAGGATCTCCTCGGTCAGCAGCAGCGGGCCGAACAGCTCGGTGCCCCACTCGAGCGCGCCGAACGTGCTGAACAGTTGCGCGGACGCGATCGTGCCGGCCGCGCCCTCGAGCATCGTGCCGCCGTACAGATCGATACCGGCGGCGGCCGCGATCGCCGCGACGGCGGCCGCGCCTTGCAGGCCGCCCGATTGCGCGATCTTCACCGCGAACACGTCGGCCGCGCGGTCGCGCGCGAGCGCGAATGCGTCGGCGGGGCCGTGCAGCGCCTCGTCGGCCATGATCGGAATGTGCGCGAGCGCGGTCAGGCGTTTGAGGCCCGCGCGGTTCGCTGCGGCGATCGGCTGCTCGACCAGGCTCACGCCCGCGTCCGCGAGCCGCGCGCCGGCCCACACGGCCTCGCTTTCGGTCCATGCCTGGTTCACGTCGACGCGCACGTCGCCGCGCTCGCCGAGCGCGCGCTTGATCGCGACGACGTGCGCGACGTCGTCGGCCACCGCTCGCGCGCCGATCTTCAGCTTGAACACGCGATGACGGCGTGCTTCGAGCATCGCTTCGGCCTCCGCGATATCGCGCGCGGTATCGCCGCTCGCGAGCGTCCACGCGACGTCGAGCGCATCGGTCGTCCTGCCGCCGAACAGCTCGGACAGCGGCACGCCGAGCCGGCGCGCGTGCGCGTCGAAGAGCGCGGTCTCGAGCGCGCACTTCGCGAAGCGGTTGCCCTGCAACAGCTTGCGCACGCGGGCCATCGCGGCGCCGGGGCGGGCCGCGTCCGCGCCTTGCAGCAGCGGCGCGAAGTAAGTGTCGATGTTGGTCTTGATGCTCTCGGGGCTTTCTTCGCCGTACGCGAGACCGCCGATCGTCGTGCCTTCGCCGACGCCTTCGATACCGTCCGAGCATCGAACGCGAACGAGCACGAGTGTCTGGCAGTTCATCGTCGCGACCGACAGCTTGTGCGGCCGAATCGTCGGCACGTCGACGAGCAGCGTGTCGATCCGGTCGATCGTGATGCCTGTTGCTATCATCGGAATCCTCCTGTCGCACACATGGTAGAAACAAACGCGTGGCGGCGTCCAACACCCTTTACGACTACTTCCATACTTTCGAGGTATGCATGGAACTGCGTCAGCTCCGGTATTTCATCGCGGTGGCCGAGGAGATGAACATCACGCGCGCCGCGCAACGGCTGCACATGACGCAGCCGCCGTTGAGCCGCCAGCTTCAACTGATCGAGGACGAGATCGGCCTGCCGCTCTTCGAGCGCGGCGCGCGGCCGCTGAAGCTGACCGAAGCGGGGCGGGTGCTGTACGCGCAGGCGCGGCGCGTGCTCGAGCAGGCCGACGAGCTCGCGCCGCTCACGCGGCGGCTCGCGCAGGCGGCCGAGCGGATCGTGATCGGCTTCGTGCCGTCGACGCTGTACGGCGCGCTGCCCGACGTGATACGCGCGTTTCGCGAGGCGGCGCCCGCCGTCGAGCTGTCGCTGATCGAAATGTTCACGCTCGAGCAACTGGGCGCGCTGAAAGGCGGGCGCATCGACATCGGCTTCGGCCGGCTGCGCTTCGACGACGACCAACTCGTGCGCGAGGTGCTCGTCGAGGAGCGGCTGATCGCGGCGCTGCCGCACGGGCATCCGCTCGCCGCGCCCGACGTGCCGCTCTCGCTCGCGGACGTCGCCGGGCAGACGCTGATCGTCTATCCGAGCACGCCGCGGCCGAGCTTCGCCGATCAGCAACTGTCCGCGCTGCGCGACGGCGGGTTCGCGCCCGCGGCGGTGCACGAGGTGCGCGAGCTGCAGACGGCGCTCGGGCTCGTCGCCGCGCAGGTCGGCGTGTCGCTCGTGCCGGAGAGCGTCGAAGGGGTGAGAGTGAAGGGTGTCGTCTACCGGCGGTTGCCGGAGCCCGTCGCGACGTCGCCGATCATCCTGAGCCGGCGGGTGCACGACGAAAGCCGCGCGACCACGCTGTTCTGCTCGCTCGCGCGCGAGTTGATGACGGGCCGTTGACGCCGCGCGGCGCGCGGGCGAACGGAAGACACGAGGATCAGGCGTCGCGCCGGTCGGCGAGCGTCGCGGACGGCAGTTCGCCGAACCGCTCGCGATAGGCGATCGCGAAGCGGCCGAAGTGCGCGAAACCGCAGTCGAGCGCGATTTCGGCGATCCGGCGGTCGGGCGCCGCCGCGCGCAGCAGCTCGCGGGCGCGGTCGAGGCGCAGCTTGCGCAGGTATTGCATCGGGCTCATCCCGCGAAACTGAAGGAAACCGTCGCGCAGCGTGCGCTCGGGCACGCCCGCCGCCTGTGCGATGTCCGCGAGTTGCAGCGGCTGCGCGAACTGCGCGCCGATGAACTCCTGCGCGCGCCGCACGAAGCCGGGCGCCGGATCGGCGCGCCGCGCGCTCGCCGCGGCGGGCGGATGGCCGTCGATCAGCAGATCGAGCAGCAACTGCTCGAGCCGCGCCGCGACGCGCGGGTTCGCGCTTGCGCTCGCGAGCAGCTCCGGCGAGCGCGCGACGAGCTTCAGTTGCTGCATCCACGCGCTCAGCGCCGAATCGTCGACGCCGATCACCGGATCGAGCGATGCCGCCGCGTCGCCCGCGTGCGCGGCGAGCGTCGCCGCATCGATTCGGAGGACGAACTGCTCGCAATCGCGGGACAGGTGCGCGTCGAACGGCTCGCCGGGCGCGCACAGCACGCCCGTGTGCGCGTCGACGTCGAACGCGCGGCCCATCGTGCGGACCTGCGCGCAACCCGTCAGACAAAACATCAGCAGATGGTAGTCGTCGACCGCGTCGATGCGCACCCGCATCGCGTCGCCGAACGCGATGGTTCCGATTCCGAGCCCGCCGAGCCGCACGAAATCCATGTGCGACGGCCCGTGCCGCGTGCCGTCCGGCAACAGCGCGTGCGGCTGCATCACGCGCGAGATCCGCTCGCGCGTCTCGTCGAGATCGCGCGATTCGAACAGCCGGTGCTCGCGCAGCGCGAGCGGGTCGAATGGGGTCGGGGGCATGATCGTCTGCCTCGCACAAAGCGCCGGCATCCTGAATATCGTTCGTCGGCCGGGCGGCATGTCTGATGCTCGCATC
The nucleotide sequence above comes from Burkholderia thailandensis E264. Encoded proteins:
- a CDS encoding NADPH-dependent 2,4-dienoyl-CoA reductase, whose translation is MTTPFPHLLAPLDLGFTTLRNRVLMGSMHTGLEDSRKTLPRLADYFAERARGGVGLIVTGGFAPNVAGWTKPFGGTLSTLAAARRHRVIPDAVHAEGGKIALQILHTGRYGYHPFAVAPTRLKSPISPFTPHELTVRGIERQIRAFVRCAQLAREAGYDGVEIMGSEGYLINQFISLHTNKRTDEWGGSYANRMRLPVEIVERTREALGRDFIIIYRLSMLDLIPDGSSWDEVVLLAKAVERAGATIINTGIGWHEARVPTIATSVPRGAFAWVTKKMKGEVGIPLVTTNRINRPEVAEQILADGCADMVSMARPFLADAEFVKKAAEGRVDEINTCIGCNQACLDHAFKNQIASCLLNPRACHETELNYARAANAKRVAVIGAGPAGLACATVLAQRGHRVELFDAAAEIGGQFNMAKRIPGKEEFHEALRYFARQIELTGVQLRLNRRVDAAELIAAGYDDVVLATGVAPRNPRIPGQDHPKVLTYIDVLARNKPVGERVAVVGAGGIGFDVSEFLVQEGESPALDLDAWKAEWGVTDPALARGGVTRGEATPPARRVTLLQRKATGLGKGLGKTTGWIHRATLKMKQVEMIGGVNYELIDDRGLHVTFGKERRDPTVIEADTIVLCAGQEPERALYEPLKAAGVPVHLIGGAELAAELDAKRAIDQGARLAARL
- the cyoA gene encoding ubiquinol oxidase subunit II — its product is MNRKAFKGLSWFGAIGALASLSGCGLDVLDPKGAIGAAEKSLIATSTWAMLIVVVPVIFLTLLFAWRYRASNRNATYAPKWAHSTAIEIVIWTVPSLIILFLGILTWKTTHALDPYRPIESSVKPIDVEVVALDWKWLFVYPELGIASVNQLAVPVGTPINFRITSDSVMNSFFIPQLGTQVYAMAGMQTRLHLIADEPGDFAGISANYSGRGFSDMKFRTLATSRDAFDAWVAKVRASADRLDMTAYSQLAQPSEKQPVRYYSTVDSRLFHNIIAKYNNGHVLDLTDAACRTKR
- the cyoB gene encoding cytochrome o ubiquinol oxidase subunit I, with the protein product MFGKLTLSAIPFDQPIIMGAGAFMTLVVLGILGALTYTKRWKWLWCEWLTTVDHKKLGVMYIIVALIMLLRGFADAIMMRLQLALAYNGPGYLPPHHYDQIFTAHGVIMIFFMAMTFMIGLMNIIVPLQIGARDVAFPFINSLSFWMTAVSAILINISLVVGEFAQTGWLAYPPLSELQFSPGVGVDYYLWALQISGVGTLLTGVNFFATILRMRAPGMTLMKMPVFTWTALCTNVLIMASFPILTVTLALLGLDRYLGMHFFTNDAGGNAMLYLNLIWAWGHPEVYILILPAFGIFSEVVATYAKKPLFGYKTMVYASCAIMVLSFLVWLHHFFTMGSGANVNAFFGIMTMVIAIPTGVKVFNWLFTIYRGRLEFSPPILWTIGFMVTFTLGGMTGVMMAIPGADFVLHNSLFLIAHFHNVIIGGVLFGYLAGFNYWFPKVFGFKLNEKLGKAAFWFWQVGFYVAFVPLYVLGFMGMTRRLNHYDNPAWHPWLIVAACGAVLIAIGIACQLLQLVVSLRDRKLPGNRDLTGDPWGGRTLEWATSSPPPAYNFATIPTVHALDEFAYRKERGLGTGKHAEYRDIHMPSNTSAGLFVGVFSLVLGFAAVWHIWWLAIAGLAGIVVTVIAYSASENDGYYIPADTVRKIEEKRGGARFAARPAEVELEAN
- the cyoC gene encoding cytochrome o ubiquinol oxidase subunit III, producing the protein MSYQSVSAARHQAQAAHDHPPSHSVFGFWLYLMTDCVIFAALFAVFAVMAHQFAGGPTAVDLFDIPGVALETALLLVSSITYGFAMIGAQRGRRGALFGWLAVTFALGAAFLGLELREFSHMIAEGAGPQRSAFLSSFFTLVGTHGLHVAIGLLWMAVLAFQAMRRPTLTERDIRRLTCLSLFWHFLDIVWICVFSFVYLASVI
- the cyoD gene encoding cytochrome o ubiquinol oxidase subunit IV, yielding MADMHLSHDGEAHGTVGGYVAGFILSVLLTAASFGLVLSGALSSHASLIALAVLAFVQIVVHLVYFLHMNGSSSQRWNVMAFSYTVLTAAILIVGTLWVMHNVGMNMMSR
- the catC gene encoding muconolactone Delta-isomerase, which encodes MLFHVEMTVELPVDIDPVKAATLKAEEKEIAQRLQREGVWRHLWRVAGRYANVSIFDVESPAHLHDVLSQLPLFPYMRIDVRALCRHPSSIHDDDR
- the catA gene encoding catechol 1,2-dioxygenase, translating into MNKEAIDALLKTFDDAATKPGNPRVRAIVNRIVKDLCYTIEDFDVQPSEFWTALNYLNEAGKEFGLIAAGLGFERFLDVRMDEAEAKAGLQGGTPRTIEGPLYVAGAPESVGHARLDDGTDPGQTLVMRGRVLGEDGVPLANALVEVWHANHLGNYSYFDPSQPAFNLRRSIRTDAEGRYSFRSVLPVGYSVPPGSKTEQLLDQLGRHGHRPAHIHFFVSAAGHRKLTTQINIEGDPHIWDDFAFATREGLIPQVKQAEGAQGKPYGVDGPFALIDFDFTLTRDRADVPASEVERVRAQA
- a CDS encoding muconate/chloromuconate family cycloisomerase; protein product: MIATGITIDRIDTLLVDVPTIRPHKLSVATMNCQTLVLVRVRCSDGIEGVGEGTTIGGLAYGEESPESIKTNIDTYFAPLLQGADAARPGAAMARVRKLLQGNRFAKCALETALFDAHARRLGVPLSELFGGRTTDALDVAWTLASGDTARDIAEAEAMLEARRHRVFKLKIGARAVADDVAHVVAIKRALGERGDVRVDVNQAWTESEAVWAGARLADAGVSLVEQPIAAANRAGLKRLTALAHIPIMADEALHGPADAFALARDRAADVFAVKIAQSGGLQGAAAVAAIAAAAGIDLYGGTMLEGAAGTIASAQLFSTFGALEWGTELFGPLLLTEEILVEPLRYEDFKLHLPAAPGLGITFDWARIERMRRQAR
- a CDS encoding LysR family transcriptional regulator; the protein is MELRQLRYFIAVAEEMNITRAAQRLHMTQPPLSRQLQLIEDEIGLPLFERGARPLKLTEAGRVLYAQARRVLEQADELAPLTRRLAQAAERIVIGFVPSTLYGALPDVIRAFREAAPAVELSLIEMFTLEQLGALKGGRIDIGFGRLRFDDDQLVREVLVEERLIAALPHGHPLAAPDVPLSLADVAGQTLIVYPSTPRPSFADQQLSALRDGGFAPAAVHEVRELQTALGLVAAQVGVSLVPESVEGVRVKGVVYRRLPEPVATSPIILSRRVHDESRATTLFCSLARELMTGR
- the andR gene encoding anthranilate 1,2-dioxygenase regulatory protein AndR encodes the protein MPPGRRTIFRMPALCARQTIMPPTPFDPLALREHRLFESRDLDETRERISRVMQPHALLPDGTRHGPSHMDFVRLGGLGIGTIAFGDAMRVRIDAVDDYHLLMFCLTGCAQVRTMGRAFDVDAHTGVLCAPGEPFDAHLSRDCEQFVLRIDAATLAAHAGDAAASLDPVIGVDDSALSAWMQQLKLVARSPELLASASANPRVAARLEQLLLDLLIDGHPPAAASARRADPAPGFVRRAQEFIGAQFAQPLQLADIAQAAGVPERTLRDGFLQFRGMSPMQYLRKLRLDRARELLRAAAPDRRIAEIALDCGFAHFGRFAIAYRERFGELPSATLADRRDA